The following proteins come from a genomic window of Methanothermobacter sp.:
- the rrp42 gene encoding exosome complex protein Rrp42, protein MDIVPEITRENIINLINKKERIDGRALDEFREIFIETGIITKAEGSARVKLGNTQLIVGIKPQIGEPFPDTPNTGIIITNSELLPMASPTFEPGPPDERSIELSRVVDRCIRESNMLNLEKLCIVEGNSVWLLFIDLHIIDYDGNLFDAAVLATVAALRDTKLPTAKIEEDEIILDYENLQPLPLEDTALMCTFAKIGDQIILDPSLDEEEILTARLSIGMRSDGTICAMQKGGEGSLTKEDILKAINITKEKIPQLIEELDKTIPQSKVI, encoded by the coding sequence ATGGACATAGTACCCGAGATCACCCGCGAAAATATAATCAACCTCATAAACAAAAAAGAAAGAATTGACGGAAGAGCACTAGACGAATTCAGGGAAATATTCATAGAAACAGGAATTATAACAAAGGCAGAAGGTTCAGCCAGAGTAAAACTCGGCAACACCCAACTAATAGTAGGCATAAAACCACAAATCGGAGAACCATTCCCAGACACACCAAACACGGGCATCATCATAACAAACTCAGAACTACTACCAATGGCATCACCAACATTCGAACCAGGACCACCAGACGAAAGATCAATCGAACTCTCAAGAGTCGTGGACCGCTGCATAAGAGAAAGCAACATGCTCAACCTAGAAAAACTATGCATAGTAGAAGGCAACAGCGTATGGCTACTATTCATAGACCTACACATCATAGACTACGACGGAAACCTATTTGATGCAGCAGTACTGGCAACAGTAGCAGCACTAAGAGACACAAAACTCCCCACAGCAAAAATAGAAGAAGACGAAATAATACTAGATTATGAAAACCTACAACCATTACCACTTGAGGACACAGCACTAATGTGCACATTCGCAAAAATAGGAGACCAGATAATCCTAGACCCCTCCCTAGACGAGGAAGAAATCCTCACAGCAAGACTATCAATAGGAATGCGATCAGACGGCACAATCTGCGCCATGCAAAAAGGAGGGGAAGGATCCCTAACCAAAGAAGACATCCTAAAAGCAATAAACATTACAAAAGAGAAAATACCCCAACTCATAGAAGAACTAGACAAAACCATACCACAAAGCAAGGTGATCTAA
- the rrp41 gene encoding exosome complex exonuclease Rrp41, whose product MIIIITPDEFKSVSEATREDGRAPDEIRPLKIEAGILERADGSSYLELGGNKILVAVYGPREAQIKKLQRPDRAVIRCRYNMAPFSVEERKRPGPDRRSVEISKITAEALRPALILEKFPRSVIDVFIEVLEAEGGTRCAGITAASVALADAGMPMKDMVVACAAGKVDGKIVLDLSEEEDKRGEADMPVAILPRNKEITLLQSDGNLTQEEFEKALDLAIKGCLKINKVQKEALKRKYGE is encoded by the coding sequence GTGATTATTATCATCACACCAGATGAATTCAAAAGCGTCTCAGAGGCTACTAGAGAAGATGGAAGAGCACCAGATGAAATCCGACCACTAAAAATAGAAGCAGGGATACTAGAAAGGGCAGATGGATCATCATACCTGGAATTGGGTGGTAACAAGATACTAGTAGCGGTATACGGTCCCAGGGAAGCTCAGATAAAAAAACTACAAAGACCAGACAGGGCAGTTATAAGATGCAGATACAACATGGCACCATTCTCAGTAGAGGAAAGAAAAAGACCAGGACCAGACAGAAGATCCGTCGAAATATCCAAGATAACAGCAGAAGCCCTAAGACCGGCCCTAATCTTGGAAAAGTTCCCAAGGTCAGTTATAGACGTTTTCATAGAAGTGCTGGAAGCAGAAGGAGGTACAAGATGCGCGGGTATAACAGCAGCATCAGTAGCGCTTGCAGACGCTGGCATGCCAATGAAAGATATGGTAGTGGCCTGCGCAGCAGGTAAAGTCGATGGTAAAATAGTCCTAGACTTGTCAGAAGAAGAGGATAAACGTGGAGAAGCAGACATGCCAGTAGCCATACTACCACGCAACAAGGAAATAACACTACTACAAAGCGACGGTAACCTCACACAAGAAGAATTCGAAAAAGCCCTAGACCTCGCGATAAAAGGATGCCTAAAAATAAACAAAGTACAAAAAGAAGCCCTAAAAAGAAAATATGGTGAATAA
- a CDS encoding DUF3194 domain-containing protein: MKKLTKKDSEIISNLLSTTIENFIFSKIPKKEIRDLDITIILDYEEGLDVDISIELILNDFSKSDPRIVEEAINLAYEKLDQHIK, translated from the coding sequence TTGAAAAAACTAACAAAAAAAGACTCTGAAATAATATCCAATCTTTTATCAACTACGATAGAAAATTTCATCTTCTCAAAAATCCCCAAAAAGGAAATAAGAGACTTGGATATAACCATAATCCTAGATTATGAGGAAGGATTAGACGTTGATATATCCATTGAATTAATCCTTAATGATTTCTCAAAATCCGATCCTAGGATAGTGGAGGAGGCCATTAACCTAGCCTATGAAAAACTCGACCAACACATAAAATAA
- a CDS encoding DUF3344 domain-containing protein, protein MFLALLFLIAVSLTGSSYADNYVGGKPLETVQQGNVTGDVAVDSYYGFNATDPYNVTYTFNYTIPANAQIKNATLYVLVYSGHMQEARQTYINVTYNGHLLDNQSLNTTYNYPINGGNNNTWILGPGHDNDPYLMVNNHIMRVTSDYLLWYDVTGLTNTSNWANVCTTGSYDGRIKLITLVVAYNLPGSTTGTRYWINFGHDVSSYNDEEYTGETYFTGAIQGTVRDATLMIVHAASQDGIYTYNDQNLPNGTYERRGTYSGYEIWNVTNLYNNTSNKFTYHKSPGTGLSGYYKIILAIQKVTYTPNIDLRFQLVGVTGGTAFALQNNTITCTIRNNGTGTSPPTILHLYANDELVATATIPSIGPNTNINVNITDPTIRPATAQTRYGNNNQNVTYRLVIDPYNEIPETDEINNQYTRTVPILYNGYKGKRWAYNGSDITTKLVYDLNGGIAYYAQPDTTYASGTSGWSNYTVIFNGTQPSIPENATPIEVWLYVPYNWDNKGIEPEEGAALTYLTIQFNNAVFQPGNYTRWYWDQSNFGGYPTYKYGLLVYNVTEYYLKNQDNIVNVTLSVPASGSTHTLSMYPFTLLVIYNDTTAPRRQIFIAEEADILLLGSTYGTNLDETMAYTIFNGPEINLEKVVNATYYAWAGNAGPNEGNVYFNTETLGLNVWQGNSKTAYPEVFNVTGKLQPNNNIAIIQGTDSGGMLALLQILVVEYKTETVANFTANPTIGVIPLTVQFQDLSKGAFEWFWDFGDGTNSTEQNPTHTYTQPGTYTVTLTVKGPGGEDTLTRQDYITVARVMNLETNKTFSKIQDAINDAATQNGHTILVGEGNYTENISLTKSLILKANGIVTIIASSTGNHVIKVNANDTRIEGFIITGATGTGVAGILVDGYDRCTLINNTVINNYYGIRLVNAEACTLRNNSLLNNTRNFGVFTKFVEDIDTSNTINGKPIYYLMNVQDMTFTEDVGFIGLVNATNITIKNISISNSQEGILLVNTTNSRIENVTLTQNRFGAYLYNCTMITIKDSTITDIDSSAIIFLQPTTDNTIENNIIRNCTNAIYFYDGGTNNRITCNNITSGSYGIYAYGDGNSTIAYNNITSGGLIVYGTNNTITNNIVNPGTTRSVIAIYGSNSFVANNTVYVADKSGIRVESGGNHTIVANTLIGTNKQGQGIVSLNNDTVQNNIITNCDYGIWLFNARNCTITGNNVTGCNYGIYVTSGGNHTITDNIIKENTKGIRLTGTGIGASTGNLLYNNYFINNTNQTEGDPSNNNWNTTDKGNYWSDYTGDDTNGDGIGDIPYQQDQKPLIVDLMIENLTLTDNSIQVRIKNNGKADLTLIDPTTTFTVKITYDTQEYLHHINPLPPGESQILTQDINIGLGDHTIIANILYNETTHYLENTNIRDANIANNLVNMPLTLQRDLKITNISYNPSNAAGHRELFANEPNEIVITVFNEGNLYAGQFKVKLIIGNYNITKTLPGLADNSSVNVTFNGFIPTLVGSVTINAIIDSDNEVEETNETNNIYEATRTVYYNGYKGKRYTGGEDINTVLILEGKFRLIYSVGNSTYRGSGSSNWQNPYIVTWTPTDLPIPEGATIKEARLYQPYTWNTVGGIPDFAATFNQQIINPVAHYNDTKGYGSYDYPSGLLVYNVTSLFKAGENNTLTLTAGPNTTTALYGSYLIVVYEHTSETVKRIWINEETDMLYSRTDYGVNDTEATAYAIFNNINTEMVKNATIINVLASANEANKSKFYFNNQEYIGFWQDYLTGPQIGFSTYNIKQAIQQGTNIARIQSYNNGSNGDNMVALGSILILEYEPPVANFTANPTEGITPLTVQFQDLSEGAVEWFWDFGDGTNSTEQNPTHTYTQPGTYTVTLTVKGPGGENTLTRQDYITAYKGPEFTLENLTVTPESGLAPLSIIVRVNVTNSGDVAGDYTVQL, encoded by the coding sequence TTGTTCCTAGCCCTCCTATTTCTGATAGCAGTTTCATTGACGGGATCATCCTATGCAGACAATTACGTAGGTGGCAAACCCCTAGAAACTGTACAACAGGGCAATGTAACCGGGGACGTTGCAGTAGACTCTTACTACGGCTTCAATGCAACCGATCCATATAATGTTACATACACTTTCAACTATACAATACCAGCAAATGCACAAATCAAAAATGCAACACTCTACGTGCTAGTATATTCAGGGCACATGCAAGAAGCACGGCAAACATACATCAACGTAACATACAATGGACACCTACTAGACAACCAATCACTCAACACAACCTATAACTACCCCATTAATGGTGGGAACAATAACACTTGGATACTAGGCCCAGGACACGACAACGACCCATACCTAATGGTAAACAATCATATAATGCGTGTAACAAGCGACTACCTACTATGGTATGACGTAACAGGACTAACAAATACGAGTAATTGGGCTAACGTATGCACCACCGGCTCCTATGATGGCAGAATAAAACTCATAACGTTGGTTGTGGCTTACAACCTTCCAGGGAGCACAACAGGGACAAGGTACTGGATCAACTTTGGACATGATGTAAGCAGCTACAATGACGAAGAGTACACAGGAGAAACATACTTTACGGGAGCAATACAAGGAACTGTCCGGGATGCCACGCTGATGATAGTGCATGCTGCAAGTCAAGACGGAATCTATACCTATAATGACCAGAACCTACCAAACGGCACATACGAAAGGCGAGGAACATACAGCGGATACGAAATATGGAACGTCACAAACCTCTACAATAACACATCCAACAAATTCACATACCACAAAAGCCCAGGAACAGGACTATCAGGCTACTATAAGATCATCCTAGCAATCCAGAAAGTCACATACACGCCAAATATTGATTTAAGATTCCAGCTTGTTGGTGTCACAGGTGGTACAGCATTCGCATTACAAAACAATACAATAACCTGCACAATCAGAAACAATGGAACGGGAACATCACCACCAACAATACTACACCTATACGCCAATGATGAATTAGTTGCAACTGCAACCATACCATCCATAGGACCCAACACTAACATAAACGTCAACATAACCGATCCTACGATAAGACCCGCCACAGCCCAAACACGCTATGGTAACAATAACCAAAACGTAACTTACAGGTTAGTCATAGACCCGTACAATGAAATTCCAGAAACCGACGAAATAAACAACCAATACACGAGGACGGTTCCAATACTATACAATGGATACAAGGGTAAAAGATGGGCTTACAACGGTTCAGACATCACAACAAAGCTTGTATACGATCTCAATGGTGGCATAGCATATTATGCACAGCCAGACACAACATATGCTAGTGGAACAAGCGGATGGTCAAATTACACAGTAATATTTAACGGGACACAACCCAGCATACCAGAAAATGCAACACCCATTGAAGTATGGTTATATGTACCATACAATTGGGATAACAAGGGCATAGAACCAGAAGAGGGCGCGGCACTAACATACCTCACAATACAGTTTAACAACGCCGTATTCCAACCAGGAAACTATACAAGATGGTACTGGGATCAATCAAACTTCGGAGGCTATCCAACTTATAAATATGGTCTTCTCGTCTACAATGTAACAGAATATTATCTTAAGAACCAGGATAACATCGTGAATGTTACATTATCAGTACCAGCATCAGGGAGTACGCACACACTCAGCATGTACCCATTCACACTCTTAGTAATCTACAACGACACGACAGCGCCAAGAAGACAAATATTCATTGCAGAAGAAGCCGATATTCTATTATTAGGTTCAACATATGGAACAAACCTTGATGAAACAATGGCATACACCATATTCAACGGCCCAGAAATCAACCTAGAAAAGGTTGTGAACGCCACATATTATGCATGGGCGGGTAACGCCGGACCCAACGAAGGAAACGTATACTTCAACACTGAAACCCTAGGATTGAACGTATGGCAAGGAAACAGCAAAACAGCATACCCAGAAGTATTCAATGTAACAGGAAAACTCCAACCAAATAATAACATAGCAATCATACAAGGAACAGATTCCGGTGGCATGCTAGCACTACTACAAATCCTCGTAGTAGAATATAAAACGGAAACGGTGGCTAATTTCACTGCAAACCCAACAATTGGAGTTATCCCATTAACGGTGCAATTCCAGGATCTCTCAAAGGGGGCCTTCGAATGGTTCTGGGATTTTGGTGATGGTACAAATAGTACAGAACAAAACCCAACCCATACTTACACCCAACCAGGAACATACACCGTAACACTCACAGTAAAGGGTCCAGGAGGAGAAGACACACTAACAAGACAAGACTACATAACAGTTGCAAGGGTTATGAATTTAGAAACCAACAAGACTTTCAGCAAAATTCAAGATGCCATAAACGATGCCGCTACACAGAATGGTCACACAATACTTGTAGGTGAGGGCAACTACACAGAAAACATAAGCCTAACAAAATCTTTAATATTAAAAGCCAATGGTATCGTGACCATCATCGCAAGCAGCACAGGGAACCATGTCATCAAAGTAAATGCTAATGATACGCGAATTGAAGGCTTCATAATTACAGGGGCCACTGGTACTGGCGTCGCGGGCATATTAGTTGATGGATATGACAGGTGCACATTAATCAACAATACTGTCATTAACAACTACTACGGTATCAGATTAGTGAATGCTGAAGCTTGCACGCTCCGCAACAACAGTTTATTAAATAACACGCGCAACTTCGGAGTCTTCACAAAATTTGTAGAAGATATTGACACGAGTAACACCATCAACGGAAAACCAATATACTATCTAATGAATGTCCAAGATATGACATTCACAGAGGATGTGGGGTTCATTGGCCTAGTGAATGCTACGAACATCACAATAAAAAATATTAGCATTTCAAATTCACAAGAGGGCATATTACTGGTCAATACAACCAATTCTCGCATTGAAAACGTAACATTAACCCAAAACAGGTTCGGCGCATACCTCTACAATTGTACCATGATAACAATCAAGGATAGCACAATAACAGACATTGACAGCTCAGCCATAATATTCCTCCAACCAACCACTGACAACACAATAGAAAATAACATTATAAGAAACTGTACCAACGCCATATACTTCTACGACGGTGGAACAAATAACAGAATAACATGCAATAACATCACTTCTGGCAGTTATGGTATATATGCATACGGAGACGGCAACAGTACAATAGCATACAATAACATTACTTCTGGTGGTTTGATTGTATATGGTACAAACAACACCATAACAAACAATATAGTAAACCCAGGTACAACCAGGTCAGTTATAGCAATATATGGTAGCAATAGCTTCGTAGCCAACAACACAGTCTATGTGGCAGACAAAAGTGGAATCCGCGTTGAAAGCGGGGGTAACCATACAATAGTAGCTAACACATTAATAGGTACAAACAAACAAGGACAAGGCATCGTGTCACTAAACAATGACACAGTACAAAACAACATAATAACAAACTGTGATTATGGAATATGGCTATTCAACGCCAGAAATTGTACAATAACAGGAAACAATGTCACAGGATGCAATTATGGAATCTACGTGACAAGTGGGGGTAATCATACCATCACAGACAACATCATCAAGGAAAACACAAAAGGTATCAGACTAACAGGCACCGGAATCGGCGCCAGCACAGGAAACCTATTATACAATAACTACTTCATAAATAATACAAACCAGACAGAAGGAGATCCAAGCAACAACAATTGGAACACTACTGATAAAGGTAACTATTGGTCAGACTACACAGGAGACGACACCAACGGGGATGGAATAGGAGACATACCATACCAACAAGACCAGAAGCCATTGATCGTTGATCTCATGATCGAGAACCTCACACTAACAGATAATAGCATACAAGTAAGAATCAAAAATAATGGCAAAGCAGATCTCACACTAATAGACCCCACTACTACTTTCACAGTTAAAATAACCTACGACACCCAAGAATACTTACACCACATAAACCCACTACCACCTGGAGAATCACAAATACTCACACAAGATATCAATATCGGCCTGGGAGATCACACAATCATTGCAAATATCCTATACAATGAAACAACACATTACCTAGAAAATACGAACATAAGAGACGCTAACATCGCCAACAACCTTGTAAACATGCCCTTAACACTGCAAAGAGATCTTAAAATTACCAATATAAGTTATAATCCAAGCAACGCGGCCGGACACCGTGAACTTTTCGCTAATGAACCTAACGAGATCGTAATAACAGTATTTAATGAAGGGAACCTTTACGCGGGCCAATTCAAAGTGAAACTCATAATAGGTAATTATAACATTACAAAGACACTACCAGGATTAGCTGACAATTCAAGTGTCAATGTAACATTTAATGGTTTCATACCAACACTAGTAGGATCCGTAACCATTAACGCCATAATAGACAGTGACAATGAAGTTGAAGAAACCAACGAAACCAATAACATCTATGAGGCAACAAGAACGGTCTACTACAATGGATACAAAGGTAAGAGATACACCGGAGGAGAAGACATAAACACAGTACTAATCTTAGAAGGCAAATTCAGACTAATCTATTCAGTTGGTAATTCAACATATCGTGGAAGCGGTTCAAGTAACTGGCAAAATCCATATATCGTTACATGGACCCCAACAGATCTACCAATACCTGAAGGGGCTACAATCAAGGAAGCTAGATTGTATCAACCCTACACATGGAATACGGTAGGTGGAATCCCAGATTTCGCTGCCACATTCAACCAACAAATCATAAACCCTGTAGCACATTACAATGACACCAAGGGTTACGGATCATATGATTACCCAAGCGGACTCCTCGTATATAATGTTACAAGCCTCTTCAAGGCAGGTGAAAATAACACACTAACCTTAACAGCCGGACCCAACACAACAACAGCACTATACGGATCATATCTCATAGTAGTCTACGAACACACAAGCGAAACAGTTAAAAGGATCTGGATAAACGAAGAAACAGACATGCTATACAGCAGAACAGACTATGGCGTAAACGATACAGAAGCAACGGCATATGCAATATTCAACAACATAAACACGGAGATGGTAAAAAACGCCACCATAATAAACGTTCTAGCATCAGCAAACGAAGCCAACAAAAGCAAATTCTACTTCAACAACCAGGAATACATTGGATTCTGGCAAGATTATCTAACAGGGCCACAAATAGGATTCAGCACTTACAACATAAAACAAGCCATCCAACAAGGAACAAACATAGCCAGAATACAAAGTTACAACAACGGAAGCAACGGAGACAACATGGTCGCCCTAGGAAGCATCCTAATCCTAGAATATGAACCACCAGTAGCCAATTTCACAGCCAACCCAACAGAAGGAATAACTCCACTAACAGTACAATTCCAGGATCTCTCAGAGGGAGCCGTCGAATGGTTCTGGGATTTTGGTGATGGTACAAATAGTACAGAACAAAACCCAACCCATACTTACACCCAACCAGGAACATACACCGTAACACTCACAGTAAAGGGTCCAGGAGGAGAAAACACACTAACAAGACAAGACTACATAACAGCCTACAAAGGCCCAGAATTCACCCTAGAAAACCTTACCGTGACACCAGAATCTGGCTTGGCACCATTAAGTATTATAGTGAGGGTTAATGTCACGAACAGTGGTGATGTTGCAGGTGATTACACAGTCCAACTTA
- a CDS encoding DNA-directed RNA polymerase subunit P, producing the protein MYRCAKCGAQIDLKKYMENKCPKCRYRILFKEVPPVKRTIKAR; encoded by the coding sequence TTGTACAGATGCGCAAAATGCGGAGCCCAAATCGACCTAAAAAAATACATGGAAAACAAATGCCCAAAATGCCGCTACAGAATACTATTCAAAGAAGTCCCACCAGTTAAAAGAACAATAAAAGCAAGATAA
- a CDS encoding prefoldin subunit beta: MELPKNIQHQLAQFQQLQQQAQAISLQKQTVERQIQETQRALEELSKAEEDTDIYRTAGNLLIKAKKEEIEEELSDKLETLKLREKTIQRQEERVMKKLQEMQVNLQEAMKSAGIKPGGGAT; this comes from the coding sequence ATGGAACTCCCAAAAAACATCCAACACCAACTAGCCCAATTCCAACAATTACAACAACAAGCACAGGCAATCTCACTACAAAAACAAACAGTAGAAAGACAAATCCAAGAAACCCAAAGAGCACTAGAAGAACTCTCAAAGGCAGAAGAAGACACTGACATATATAGGACCGCAGGCAACCTCCTTATAAAAGCAAAAAAAGAAGAAATAGAAGAAGAACTATCAGACAAACTCGAAACCCTAAAATTGCGCGAAAAAACCATACAAAGACAAGAAGAAAGGGTCATGAAAAAATTACAGGAAATGCAAGTCAACCTACAAGAAGCCATGAAAAGCGCCGGCATAAAACCAGGAGGAGGCGCAACCTAA
- a CDS encoding KEOPS complex subunit Pcc1, with amino-acid sequence MKPQRIQGEFQIQLEEGAHIIWKAIKPEIENSPSTRSKMKIKLKDKTIILKIESKDSTAFRAAMNSTLRWIKLAYDIIKLKKGDKLWNSQKTSNTN; translated from the coding sequence GTGAAACCCCAAAGGATCCAAGGAGAATTCCAAATACAATTAGAAGAAGGGGCCCATATAATATGGAAAGCAATAAAACCAGAAATAGAAAACTCACCATCTACCAGATCAAAAATGAAAATAAAACTAAAAGATAAGACAATAATCCTAAAAATAGAATCAAAGGATTCAACAGCATTTAGAGCTGCTATGAATTCAACCCTCAGATGGATAAAACTCGCATATGATATAATAAAACTCAAAAAAGGTGATAAATTATGGAACTCCCAAAAAACATCCAACACCAACTAG
- a CDS encoding ribosomal biosynthesis protein has translation MLLTTSRKPSQRTRSFCQKLKRSMGCPYINRGKMNIQEILQKTIEHGESTLAIVSEKHGNPSKITFYNTRGQQIGYMTINVAIPKKLEAKPTKKIKGPIRNIRILKGLIPFEEDSGWDFWLVKPAYGKYEMIMELYHEKKPTGFKIFIKKIQLED, from the coding sequence ATGTTATTAACAACCTCCAGAAAACCCTCACAGCGGACAAGATCGTTCTGCCAAAAACTCAAAAGATCCATGGGATGCCCCTACATAAACAGGGGAAAAATGAACATCCAAGAAATCCTACAAAAAACAATAGAACATGGAGAATCCACATTAGCTATTGTATCAGAAAAACATGGAAACCCCAGCAAAATAACATTCTACAATACAAGAGGACAACAGATAGGATACATGACAATAAATGTGGCAATCCCCAAAAAACTTGAAGCAAAACCAACAAAGAAAATAAAAGGGCCTATAAGGAATATAAGAATACTAAAGGGTCTAATACCCTTCGAAGAGGATTCTGGATGGGATTTCTGGCTTGTGAAACCAGCCTATGGAAAATACGAAATGATAATGGAACTATACCATGAAAAGAAGCCAACAGGATTCAAAATATTCATAAAAAAAATCCAACTAGAGGACTAA
- the amrS gene encoding AmmeMemoRadiSam system radical SAM enzyme, translating into MKASPFYKKLNKKIQCTLCERRCKLSNGEKGTCRVRFNKNGKIYTLTYGRLSAMESRPIEIKPFYHYWPGSTSLTIATYSCNFSCPWCQNYQLSRSLPLGASYTPPEAVVKKALKNHDEGLCLSFQEPTLLTEYAIDLFKIGREHGLYGCYVSNGYMTKKALKALIKAGLTGLNIDIKGGETTYKKYCDNIDVYKIWRNVKIAIDNSIHVEIISLIITGVNENDVDWIIENHLKFAGEDTPLHFTRYYPRYKFMNPATRIEVLEESVEKARKEGVKYVYIGNVPGHKYENTYCPECGKLIIRRFSYEILDYRIENGKCPWCGQEIKIYGRYVPKCAI; encoded by the coding sequence ATGAAAGCCAGCCCATTCTACAAAAAACTCAATAAGAAAATCCAATGCACACTCTGTGAAAGAAGATGCAAACTCTCAAACGGAGAAAAAGGAACCTGCAGAGTAAGATTCAACAAAAACGGCAAAATATACACACTAACTTATGGGCGGCTAAGTGCAATGGAAAGCAGGCCAATAGAAATAAAACCATTCTACCATTACTGGCCAGGATCAACCTCCCTTACAATAGCAACTTATTCTTGCAATTTCTCATGTCCATGGTGCCAAAACTATCAACTTTCAAGAAGCCTACCACTGGGAGCTTCATATACACCCCCAGAGGCTGTTGTGAAAAAAGCCCTCAAAAACCATGATGAAGGCTTGTGCCTCAGCTTCCAAGAACCAACACTATTAACAGAATATGCCATTGACCTTTTCAAAATTGGAAGAGAACATGGACTCTACGGGTGCTATGTCTCCAATGGTTACATGACAAAAAAAGCATTAAAAGCTTTGATAAAAGCTGGGCTCACAGGATTAAACATAGACATAAAAGGTGGAGAAACCACCTACAAAAAATACTGCGACAACATAGACGTATACAAGATCTGGAGAAACGTTAAAATAGCCATAGATAATAGCATCCATGTTGAAATCATAAGTCTCATTATCACTGGGGTGAACGAAAACGACGTAGATTGGATAATAGAAAATCACTTGAAATTTGCGGGTGAAGACACGCCACTACATTTCACAAGGTATTATCCAAGATACAAGTTCATGAACCCTGCAACTAGGATAGAAGTGCTCGAAGAATCTGTAGAGAAGGCCAGGAAAGAGGGTGTAAAATATGTGTATATTGGTAATGTGCCTGGTCACAAATATGAAAATACCTATTGTCCAGAATGTGGAAAGCTCATAATAAGACGGTTTTCTTATGAGATTTTAGACTACAGGATTGAAAATGGTAAATGCCCATGGTGCGGGCAAGAAATAAAAATATATGGTCGATACGTTCCTAAATGTGCTATTTGA
- the rpl37A gene encoding 50S ribosomal protein L37Ae yields MARTKKVGITGRFGPRYGRKAKRVVKKIEEQMKKKHLCPYCDRPGVKRISTGIWKCRKCGTTFTGGAYLPTTPMGKTATRHIKRITGGQ; encoded by the coding sequence ATGGCAAGAACAAAAAAAGTAGGTATCACAGGAAGATTCGGGCCACGCTACGGCAGAAAAGCCAAGAGAGTCGTGAAAAAAATAGAAGAACAGATGAAAAAGAAACACCTCTGCCCATACTGTGACAGGCCCGGAGTCAAAAGAATAAGCACAGGTATATGGAAATGCAGAAAATGCGGGACAACATTCACAGGAGGAGCATACTTACCAACAACCCCAATGGGCAAAACCGCAACACGCCACATAAAAAGAATAACAGGAGGCCAATAA